From the Sinorhizobium garamanticum genome, one window contains:
- a CDS encoding NADH-quinone oxidoreductase subunit N: MTDAALLQSIIASLPEIVVVTGACILLILGQLVRKGQEHFFVSASVAIVLIAALATLLLANEVRPAYSGMFIADRFAVFFKLVFYLATVLTFLLSRKYADIEGIASSEYYVLLLFALFGMMIMASATDLLSIYVGLELMVLCTYVLTGFMRREQRSNEAALKYVILGAVSTGIFLYGVSLVYGLTGTTQLDAMAQAVTGAPLDPGLLLAVVFIVAGLVFKVGAVPFHMWLPDVYEGAPTTITAFMSVGPKAAGFAVILRVFLNPLVAASDAWIIVAVIAVVTMALGSFVALVQDNFKRLLAYSSIAHAGFAIFGVVAGGQDGIASVMLYMLIYAFMNLGIFGAVIMMRNGDFSGEVIDDYAGFAKSHPGLALLMLLYLFSLAGIPPTAGFFAKFYVLVALVERGFVMLAVIAVLLSAVAAYFYIRIVMVIYMREPERAFEPALTPMVRATLAFTALGTIGIGLFPAWFLGLAQQSASGG; this comes from the coding sequence ATGACCGACGCCGCGCTTCTCCAATCGATCATTGCAAGCCTGCCCGAGATCGTGGTGGTCACCGGGGCCTGCATCCTGTTGATCCTGGGGCAGCTTGTGCGCAAGGGGCAGGAGCATTTCTTTGTTTCGGCCTCCGTCGCGATCGTGCTGATCGCCGCCTTGGCGACGCTCCTGCTGGCGAACGAGGTGCGGCCGGCCTACTCCGGCATGTTCATCGCCGACCGCTTCGCGGTCTTCTTCAAGCTCGTGTTCTACCTGGCGACCGTCCTGACATTCCTCCTGTCGCGAAAATATGCCGATATCGAAGGGATCGCGAGCAGCGAATACTATGTCCTGCTGCTCTTCGCGCTTTTCGGAATGATGATCATGGCCTCGGCGACAGATCTTCTGTCGATCTATGTGGGCCTCGAACTGATGGTGCTCTGCACCTATGTGCTGACGGGCTTCATGCGACGCGAGCAGCGCTCGAACGAAGCCGCGTTGAAATACGTGATCCTTGGCGCGGTCTCGACCGGGATTTTCCTGTACGGCGTCTCGCTGGTCTACGGGTTGACCGGCACGACGCAACTCGATGCGATGGCTCAGGCGGTGACTGGGGCTCCGCTCGATCCCGGATTGCTGCTGGCGGTGGTCTTCATTGTTGCGGGGCTGGTCTTCAAGGTCGGCGCGGTGCCGTTCCATATGTGGCTGCCGGACGTATACGAAGGCGCGCCGACGACGATCACAGCCTTCATGTCGGTGGGGCCGAAGGCGGCGGGCTTCGCGGTTATCCTCAGGGTATTCCTCAATCCCCTGGTCGCCGCCTCGGACGCATGGATCATCGTCGCAGTCATCGCGGTGGTGACCATGGCGCTCGGCAGTTTCGTGGCGCTGGTGCAGGATAATTTCAAGCGGCTGCTCGCCTACTCCAGCATCGCCCATGCCGGCTTCGCCATTTTCGGCGTGGTGGCCGGCGGTCAGGACGGGATCGCCAGCGTGATGCTCTACATGCTGATCTACGCCTTCATGAACCTCGGCATTTTCGGCGCCGTCATCATGATGCGGAACGGCGATTTCTCGGGCGAGGTCATCGACGACTACGCGGGTTTCGCCAAGTCGCATCCGGGACTCGCGCTTCTGATGCTGCTCTATCTCTTCTCGCTCGCTGGCATCCCGCCGACGGCCGGCTTCTTCGCCAAGTTCTACGTGCTGGTCGCACTCGTCGAGCGAGGTTTCGTCATGCTTGCGGTGATTGCCGTACTCTTGAGCGCCGTCGCCGCCTACTTCTACATCCGCATCGTCATGGTGATCTACATGCGCGAGCCGGAGAGGGCGTTCGAGCCCGCGCTGACGCCCATGGTGCGCGCCACGCTTGCCTTCACCGCCCTCGGCACCATCGGCATCGGGCTATTTCCGGCGTGGTTCCTTGGGCTTGCTCAACAGTCGGCGTCTGGGGGGTAG
- a CDS encoding NADH-quinone oxidoreductase subunit A: MTAMEFLPVLFMVAGIVLVAGATLFVSSLLRPSNPYPAKNMPYECGMDPAGEAAGGRFRVQFYILAILLVVFDVETMFLFPWAVVLKEIGLVGFVEMFVFIVLLLVGFAYAWLKGALEWEE; encoded by the coding sequence ATGACGGCAATGGAATTCCTGCCGGTTCTTTTCATGGTCGCCGGAATTGTTCTGGTGGCGGGGGCAACGCTGTTTGTTTCCTCGCTGCTGCGCCCCTCCAACCCCTATCCGGCAAAGAACATGCCCTACGAATGCGGCATGGACCCTGCGGGCGAGGCCGCGGGGGGCCGCTTCCGGGTCCAGTTCTATATCCTCGCGATCCTGCTGGTCGTCTTCGATGTCGAGACGATGTTCCTCTTTCCCTGGGCCGTCGTCCTGAAGGAGATCGGGCTGGTCGGTTTTGTCGAGATGTTCGTTTTCATCGTGCTGCTTCTCGTAGGCTTCGCCTACGCGTGGCTGAAGGGAGCGCTTGAATGGGAGGAGTAA
- a CDS encoding NuoB/complex I 20 kDa subunit family protein encodes MGGVNNAIRDSVLFTTADSVISWSRRSALWPETFGIACCAIEMISAGCARYDLDRFGVVFRPSPRQSDVMIIAGTVTRKFAPVVRRLYDQMPEPRWVIAMGTCAISGGVYNTYAVVQGSETFVPVDVHVPGCPPRPEALMHGFLLLQEKIKKSRALTGTPLDRVAAS; translated from the coding sequence ATGGGAGGAGTAAACAACGCGATCCGCGACAGTGTCCTGTTCACCACGGCCGACAGCGTCATCAGCTGGAGCCGGAGGTCGGCATTGTGGCCGGAGACCTTCGGCATCGCCTGCTGCGCCATCGAGATGATCTCGGCCGGTTGCGCCCGCTATGATCTCGACCGGTTCGGCGTGGTGTTCCGCCCGTCGCCACGCCAGTCCGACGTGATGATCATCGCCGGTACGGTCACTCGGAAATTCGCGCCGGTCGTCAGGCGGCTCTATGACCAAATGCCGGAGCCGCGCTGGGTGATCGCCATGGGTACCTGCGCCATTTCGGGCGGCGTCTATAACACCTACGCCGTGGTGCAGGGGTCGGAAACCTTCGTGCCCGTCGATGTGCATGTGCCCGGCTGTCCGCCGCGGCCCGAGGCGTTGATGCACGGCTTCCTCCTGTTGCAGGAGAAGATCAAGAAGTCCCGCGCGTTGACCGGCACACCTCTCGATCGGGTTGCAGCGTCATGA
- a CDS encoding NADH-quinone oxidoreductase subunit C produces MRVEPSLNRAPIMERFGEAIEDLGTAHGIEVFAVPPDKIVEFCRFLKEDPALKFNFLSDICGVDHYPETPRYEAVYHLYSLPNKWRIRIKCRLGDPPEVPSVTGVWRTANWHEREAWDMYGIRFTGHPDLRRIYMWEGFEGFPQRKDFPLRGYKDKLNPFGAEGPPPTQPDLATREIP; encoded by the coding sequence ATGAGGGTGGAACCGTCTCTCAACCGCGCTCCGATCATGGAGCGCTTCGGAGAAGCAATCGAGGATCTAGGCACCGCGCACGGCATTGAAGTCTTTGCTGTTCCTCCGGACAAGATCGTCGAGTTCTGCCGGTTTCTGAAAGAAGATCCGGCGCTCAAGTTCAATTTCCTCTCGGACATTTGCGGGGTCGATCATTATCCCGAGACGCCGCGTTACGAGGCGGTCTACCACCTCTATTCGCTGCCGAACAAATGGCGGATCCGCATCAAGTGCCGGCTTGGCGATCCCCCTGAGGTTCCCTCGGTCACGGGAGTCTGGCGCACCGCCAACTGGCACGAGCGCGAGGCCTGGGACATGTACGGCATCCGGTTTACGGGGCATCCCGACCTGCGCCGCATCTACATGTGGGAAGGCTTCGAGGGCTTTCCGCAGCGCAAGGATTTTCCGCTCCGGGGCTACAAGGACAAGCTGAACCCGTTTGGCGCCGAAGGCCCGCCGCCGACGCAGCCCGACCTTGCCACCAGGGAGATTCCTTGA
- the nuoD gene encoding NADH dehydrogenase (quinone) subunit D: MTEVTELMRPEGEALNTKEVLLNLGPQHPSTHGVLRLVLELDGEYVERVDPHIGYLHRGTEKLAESFTYTQIFPLTDRLDYLCPPSNNLAFALAVEKLLGIEAPIRAQYIRVLMAELARISGHLLITGALPMDLGAMTALLYVMREREMIMDLLEMITGARMHTSFCRVGGVREDLPDGFLPKIREFCDIFPSRIRDYERLLENNRVFLNRTRGIGVISPEDAIDLGLSGPNLRASGVDWDIRRDEPYEIYDRLDFNVITREEGDCYARWWCRVEEMRESMRIIEQCIDQMPDGPFQIDMPTIAFPVDKERVHCSMEALIQHFDLSAYGFDVPAGEVYSAIEAPKGELGFYIISDGSPKPFRMKVRAPSFVNLQALFGVTNARYLADMIAVLGSLDPVMAEVDK, translated from the coding sequence ATGACCGAAGTCACCGAGCTCATGAGACCGGAAGGCGAAGCGCTCAATACCAAGGAAGTGCTGCTCAACCTCGGTCCACAGCACCCCAGCACCCATGGGGTGCTGCGGCTCGTGCTTGAGCTCGATGGCGAGTATGTCGAGCGCGTGGATCCCCATATCGGCTATCTCCACCGCGGCACCGAAAAACTGGCGGAGAGCTTCACCTATACCCAGATTTTCCCGCTGACGGACCGGCTCGACTATCTCTGTCCGCCTTCGAACAACCTGGCCTTCGCATTGGCGGTGGAGAAGCTCCTCGGCATAGAGGCGCCGATCCGGGCGCAATATATCCGCGTGCTGATGGCCGAACTGGCGCGGATCTCCGGCCATCTCCTGATCACCGGCGCGCTGCCTATGGACCTCGGCGCCATGACGGCGCTTCTCTACGTGATGCGCGAGCGCGAAATGATCATGGACCTCCTGGAAATGATCACCGGCGCGCGCATGCACACTTCCTTCTGCAGGGTTGGCGGGGTGCGCGAAGACCTGCCCGACGGTTTCCTTCCGAAGATCAGGGAGTTCTGCGACATCTTCCCGAGCCGGATCCGCGACTACGAGCGGCTGCTCGAGAACAACCGGGTGTTCCTGAACCGCACCCGGGGGATCGGCGTGATCTCCCCCGAGGACGCCATCGACCTGGGCTTAAGCGGTCCGAATCTGCGTGCTTCCGGTGTCGACTGGGACATCCGCCGCGACGAACCTTATGAAATTTACGACCGGCTCGATTTCAACGTCATTACCCGCGAAGAGGGCGATTGCTATGCGCGCTGGTGGTGCCGGGTCGAAGAGATGCGCGAGAGCATGCGGATCATCGAACAATGCATCGACCAGATGCCCGATGGACCGTTCCAGATCGACATGCCGACGATCGCCTTCCCGGTGGACAAGGAGCGCGTGCACTGCTCGATGGAGGCGTTGATCCAGCATTTCGACCTGTCGGCCTATGGCTTCGACGTGCCGGCCGGCGAGGTTTATTCGGCGATCGAGGCGCCGAAGGGCGAGCTCGGCTTCTACATCATCAGCGACGGGTCGCCAAAACCGTTCCGCATGAAGGTGCGGGCACCCTCGTTCGTCAATCTTCAGGCGCTCTTCGGGGTCACCAACGCCCGCTACCTGGCGGACATGATCGCCGTGCTCGGCAGTCTCGACCCTGTCATGGCGGAGGTGGACAAGTAG
- the nuoE gene encoding NADH-quinone oxidoreductase subunit NuoE: MSMREKIEQAAAAYPDQRSAIMPALVIAQKEHGHLPGPVLEEVADILGVERIWVYELATFYTLFHTEPVGRFHLQLCDNVSCMLCGSEDLLTHLETVLKIKKGDTTADGLFTLSTVECLGACEMAPVMQVGDDYHGNLDVARLDALLDSLRAAAGRAAGIEHAPQPLPGG; encoded by the coding sequence ATGAGCATGCGCGAAAAAATCGAACAGGCAGCGGCGGCGTATCCAGACCAGCGCTCGGCGATCATGCCCGCGCTTGTGATCGCACAGAAGGAACACGGCCATCTGCCCGGTCCCGTGCTGGAGGAGGTCGCCGACATCCTCGGAGTCGAGCGGATCTGGGTCTACGAGCTGGCGACCTTCTACACGCTCTTCCACACCGAGCCGGTGGGCAGGTTCCACTTGCAGCTCTGCGACAATGTCTCCTGCATGCTGTGCGGATCCGAAGACCTGCTGACGCATCTGGAAACGGTGCTCAAGATCAAGAAGGGCGACACCACGGCGGACGGCTTGTTCACCCTTTCGACCGTCGAGTGCCTTGGTGCCTGCGAGATGGCTCCGGTAATGCAGGTCGGCGACGACTACCATGGCAACCTTGATGTCGCGCGGCTTGACGCACTGCTGGACAGCCTTCGGGCTGCGGCGGGGCGGGCAGCGGGCATCGAGCACGCTCCTCAGCCATTGCCGGGAGGGTAG